The following coding sequences lie in one Sorghum bicolor cultivar BTx623 chromosome 6, Sorghum_bicolor_NCBIv3, whole genome shotgun sequence genomic window:
- the LOC8060422 gene encoding rho GTPase-activating protein 5 isoform X1: MAPFQMRFGLQISPARSDEEEEEDEEEEDEELEEEEEYDEMESEGTASPPMMLRAGRGGGGGGGGGGGGGLVGAVVGALRRSLVMCSAGAVGVDDDDDDDDEDSEGEGIEIGRPTDVRHVSHVTFDRFGGFLGLPADLEPDVPRRTPSARQNSTCSVSVFGVSPTSLQCSYDQRGNSVPTILLMMQRKLYAHEGLKIEGIFRINAENSQEVYVRDQLNSGMVPDEVDLHCLAGLIKAWFRELPSGVLDALTPEQVMHCNTEEECALLASMLPPVEATLLDWAINLMADVVEQENYNKMNARNIAMVFAPNMTQMADPLTALIHAVQVMNFLKTLIMKTLKERKEKNGALQASQSCSGSPNDQDEHQMPEHLEKPLVLSSQKDFDFPMIDRDTPVQVLGAEKALHHDSQIHSDETKKFGIGMDHKKSQSDVSSLGSDSNNRFNSSGREFGSRNGEGLFDRFSFRKGVERLCRHPVFQLSRSMKKSADVVVFDAPREARQAWV, translated from the exons ATGGCGCCGTTCCAGATGCGGTTCGGGCTACAGATCTCTCCCGCGCGctccgacgaggaggaggaagaggacgaggaagaggaggacgaagagctcgaggaggaggaggagtatgacgagatggagagcgaggggacGGCCTCGCCGCCGATGATGCTCCGGGCAgggaggggaggaggaggaggaggaggaggagggggagggggagggctGGTGGGCGCCGTCGTGGGGGCGCTGCGGAGGTCGCTGGTGATGTGCAGCGCCGGCGCCGTGggtgtcgacgacgacgacgacgacgacgacgaggacagcgaggGCGAGGGGATCGAGATTGGGCGGCCCACGGACGTGCGGCACGTCTCGCACGTCACCTTCGACCGTTTCggcggcttcctcggcctccccGCTGACCTCGAGCCAGACGTGCCCCGGCGCACGCCCAGTGCCAG GCAAAATTCTACATGCAGTGTAAGTGTATTTGGCGTTTCACCCACCTCTCTGCAATGTTCATATGATCAAAGAGGAAACAGTGTGCCCACAATATTGCTAATGATGCAGAGGAAGTTATATGCGCATGAAGGACTTAAG ATTGAAGGGATATTTAGGATTAATGCAGAAAATAGCCAGGAAGTCTATGTCAGGGACCAATTAAACAGTGGAATGGTACCAGATGAAGTTGACTTGCACTGCCTTGCTGGGTTGATAAAG GCATGGTTTCGGGAGCTTCCTTCAGGTGTATTGGATGCACTAACACCAGAACAAGTAATGCACTGCAACACGGAAGAGGAGTGCGCTCTCCTTGCTTCTATGCTACCACCAGTTGAAGCAACACTACTTGATTGGGCCATTAATCTGATGGCTGATGTTGTAGAGCAAGAAAACTACAACAAGATGAATGCCCGGAACATCGCGATGGTTTTTGCTCCCAATATGACTCAG ATGGCCGATCCATTAACTGCCCTGATACATGCAGTTCAGGTGATGAATTTCCTCAAGACTTTAATCATGAAGACTTTAAAGGAACGAAAGGAGAAAAATGGAGCACTCCAAGCATCACAATCATGCTCTGGTTCTCCAAATGACCAAGATGAACATCAGATGCCAGAGCATTTGGAGAAACCTTTAGTTCTGTCAAGTCAAAAAGACTTTGATTTTCCCATGATTGATAGGGACACTCCTGTTCAAGTCCTTGGAGCTGAGAAAGCTCTCCATCATGACTCACAAATCCATTCTGATGAGACAAAAAAGTTTGGAATTGGTATGGACCACAAGAAAAGCCAGAGTGACGTTTCTTCTCTTGGCAGTGATTCGAACAATCGATTCAACAGTTCAGGAAGAGAATTTGGTAGCAGAAATGGCGAAGGCTTGTTTGACAGATTTAGTTTTAGGAAAGGGGTTGAGAGGCTTTGCAGGCATCCCGTGTTTCAGTTGAGTAGGTCCATGAAGAAGTCTGCAGATGTCGTGGTCTTCGATGCCCCCAGAGAAGCAAGACAAGCTTGGGTATGA
- the LOC8060422 gene encoding rho GTPase-activating protein 5 isoform X2, translating into MAPFQMRFGLQISPARSDEEEEEDEEEEDEELEEEEEYDEMESEGTASPPMMLRAGRGGGGGGGGGGGGGLVGAVVGALRRSLVMCSAGAVGVDDDDDDDDEDSEGEGIEIGRPTDVRHVSHVTFDRFGGFLGLPADLEPDVPRRTPSASVSVFGVSPTSLQCSYDQRGNSVPTILLMMQRKLYAHEGLKIEGIFRINAENSQEVYVRDQLNSGMVPDEVDLHCLAGLIKAWFRELPSGVLDALTPEQVMHCNTEEECALLASMLPPVEATLLDWAINLMADVVEQENYNKMNARNIAMVFAPNMTQMADPLTALIHAVQVMNFLKTLIMKTLKERKEKNGALQASQSCSGSPNDQDEHQMPEHLEKPLVLSSQKDFDFPMIDRDTPVQVLGAEKALHHDSQIHSDETKKFGIGMDHKKSQSDVSSLGSDSNNRFNSSGREFGSRNGEGLFDRFSFRKGVERLCRHPVFQLSRSMKKSADVVVFDAPREARQAWV; encoded by the exons ATGGCGCCGTTCCAGATGCGGTTCGGGCTACAGATCTCTCCCGCGCGctccgacgaggaggaggaagaggacgaggaagaggaggacgaagagctcgaggaggaggaggagtatgacgagatggagagcgaggggacGGCCTCGCCGCCGATGATGCTCCGGGCAgggaggggaggaggaggaggaggaggaggagggggagggggagggctGGTGGGCGCCGTCGTGGGGGCGCTGCGGAGGTCGCTGGTGATGTGCAGCGCCGGCGCCGTGggtgtcgacgacgacgacgacgacgacgacgaggacagcgaggGCGAGGGGATCGAGATTGGGCGGCCCACGGACGTGCGGCACGTCTCGCACGTCACCTTCGACCGTTTCggcggcttcctcggcctccccGCTGACCTCGAGCCAGACGTGCCCCGGCGCACGCCCAGTGCCAG TGTAAGTGTATTTGGCGTTTCACCCACCTCTCTGCAATGTTCATATGATCAAAGAGGAAACAGTGTGCCCACAATATTGCTAATGATGCAGAGGAAGTTATATGCGCATGAAGGACTTAAG ATTGAAGGGATATTTAGGATTAATGCAGAAAATAGCCAGGAAGTCTATGTCAGGGACCAATTAAACAGTGGAATGGTACCAGATGAAGTTGACTTGCACTGCCTTGCTGGGTTGATAAAG GCATGGTTTCGGGAGCTTCCTTCAGGTGTATTGGATGCACTAACACCAGAACAAGTAATGCACTGCAACACGGAAGAGGAGTGCGCTCTCCTTGCTTCTATGCTACCACCAGTTGAAGCAACACTACTTGATTGGGCCATTAATCTGATGGCTGATGTTGTAGAGCAAGAAAACTACAACAAGATGAATGCCCGGAACATCGCGATGGTTTTTGCTCCCAATATGACTCAG ATGGCCGATCCATTAACTGCCCTGATACATGCAGTTCAGGTGATGAATTTCCTCAAGACTTTAATCATGAAGACTTTAAAGGAACGAAAGGAGAAAAATGGAGCACTCCAAGCATCACAATCATGCTCTGGTTCTCCAAATGACCAAGATGAACATCAGATGCCAGAGCATTTGGAGAAACCTTTAGTTCTGTCAAGTCAAAAAGACTTTGATTTTCCCATGATTGATAGGGACACTCCTGTTCAAGTCCTTGGAGCTGAGAAAGCTCTCCATCATGACTCACAAATCCATTCTGATGAGACAAAAAAGTTTGGAATTGGTATGGACCACAAGAAAAGCCAGAGTGACGTTTCTTCTCTTGGCAGTGATTCGAACAATCGATTCAACAGTTCAGGAAGAGAATTTGGTAGCAGAAATGGCGAAGGCTTGTTTGACAGATTTAGTTTTAGGAAAGGGGTTGAGAGGCTTTGCAGGCATCCCGTGTTTCAGTTGAGTAGGTCCATGAAGAAGTCTGCAGATGTCGTGGTCTTCGATGCCCCCAGAGAAGCAAGACAAGCTTGGGTATGA